Below is a window of Halomicrobium mukohataei DSM 12286 DNA.
CTCTGGAGTTCCGAGGCACACACCGGAGATATCAGCCGATCGGGGGTTCAAATCCCTCCGACCCCACTCCGTATAAAAGTGAAGCGGTCTATTTCACCGCTTTTCACTCGACACTCTCTAGCCGTCACTCTCGACTTGGATGGTGAAATTGACTTCCTGATGGTGTAGCATTCCGAGAAACAACGTTGGTTGTGGTGCAGACACCGAAAGCCCTCGACGCGCTCGGTCCTCCTCACCGGCCGAGACCGTCTACCCCTCGCGCTTCAGCGTTCCGTTGATCTGGCCGGCGAGACGCGCAATCTCCGGCGTCGGCTTCCTCGTCCGAGAGGATGCCAGCGATCTCCAGCAGCGACGTGCCGCCGACGTGCCGCTCGACAGCCTCCGAAAAAGTCTCGTCCCAATCCGGATCGCGCCGAACAGAACGGGCATGAGGGTGCGACGAACTGTGTTCTCGAGTGTGAATCGTGGGGTGTCTGTCCAAAGGACTTATGCTGTAAGCGTTGTAAGGATTGCACACGAAGCGTCGGCGATAACGTGTGTTGGGGGCACACGTTTAGACTCGTTTCGTCACTCTCACCGAAGCGAGAGTGAAAGACGCGTGGAACGTGTGACACCATGGCTCAAGCAAACAAACGAATTCCGGTCACAGAAGAACGATGGCAAGAACTGAACGAACTCAAGCAGGCTGGCGAAACGTACGACGAGCTACTCGACGAGTTGATTCAAGAACATCAGCGGCGACAACTCGCCGAGCGAACCCGCGAGGTTCGCGAAGCCGACAGCGAGGAACTGACGCCGCTCGATGAGCTATGAGATCCTGCTCGCGGAAGACGCCCGTGAGTACGTCGCCGCCTTAGACGACAAGAGCAAGCGTATCGTCAAAGACAACCTTCGAAAGCTGGCCGAAGAGCCCTATCCGCGGCCCGACGCCGGTCGTGGCGACAGGGAGACACTCACCGTCGACGGGGAGGAACTCTATCGACTCCACATCGGCCGAACGCATACAGCCTTCTACGAGGTACTCGAAGACGAGCGAGAGGTCCGGGTGATCGAAGTGCTCGACATCGACGAGGCCCACAAGCGCTACGGATTCGACTGATACCGTCGAAAGCGGTCGGTGTGTCTCTGGAAGTCGCGGTTCTGGATCAGTGTCGACCGATTTGTCGCTGTCGTTGTGACGATCCGTTCACTCAGCGCTTGGCTCCGCGTCGTCGCCAGCGACGACTGTCCGGTCGGGCAACTCCACATTGGGCGTCCGACCGAGCGTCAGCAGTCGTTCGGTGAGGGTCAGTTCTTCGGGACTCGGCGTCGGCTTCTCGATCTGTTCGTACTCGACGGCGACGCCGTCCTCGGTGGGGGCGATTCTGACCGCACAGAGCTGATAGGAGGGGTAGAACACCGGCGGGAGCAGGCCGATGACGCCGTCCCGCCGGTGGAGGCGTTTGAGCCACGTACCGGTGTTGACGACGAGGCCACCGTCGACACTCTGGACGGAGGGGCGGTGGGTGTGGCCGTAACAGAAGATGGTCGTCGCCGGCTGCTCGTCGAAGACCGTTCGGGCGGCCGCGGCATAGGGTGCCTCTGCGTCGACGGTCAGGCCCGTCTCGAAGACGCCAAAGCGGTCGATGGTCTTTCTGATGTCGCGCCGTAGCAGGGACAGCGGGATCGCGACGAGCAACAGG
It encodes the following:
- a CDS encoding type II toxin-antitoxin system RelE family toxin; the encoded protein is MSYEILLAEDAREYVAALDDKSKRIVKDNLRKLAEEPYPRPDAGRGDRETLTVDGEELYRLHIGRTHTAFYEVLEDEREVRVIEVLDIDEAHKRYGFD